The following are encoded in a window of Rosa chinensis cultivar Old Blush chromosome 4, RchiOBHm-V2, whole genome shotgun sequence genomic DNA:
- the LOC112198929 gene encoding uncharacterized protein LOC112198929, which yields MNRLRKLLMQEEEDIITRNRQRALVMQAASSHILRIQEEESQWGGSQPGRQYIARDQEAMDRRLKALYFTSPCRFQGDIFRRRYRMRPHVFDQMMHDVANHDSYFVQTDDASGRVGLSTEQKLTCAMRMLAYGLPADLCDEFLDVAESTALEILSHFTRAIWNVYHDHYLRRPTPAYLQRLLNVADKRGFPGMVGSLDCMHWQWKNCLTSWQGHFTGYKGKPTIILEVVASYDAWIWRAYFGLLGSLNDINVLGMSPLFNEICTGEAPRVSYYVGDREYGQCYYLVDGIYPKWGSFVKAIRNPITPEQAHFTKMQESYRKDVERAFGILQARFAIVRGPARGWDREDLSYIMMTCIILHNMIVNDEREEDEESPFDPDDISTRPRKAQIYERYEDDHEVERNRPELEEFMTRYQGVRCPIVHRVLQGDLVNHLWNMKLQAERNRR from the coding sequence ATGAATAGGTTACGGAAATTGTTGatgcaagaggaagaagatatCATTACAAGAAATCGTCAAAGAGCCCTGGTGATGCAGGCAGCTTCCTCTCATATCTTGAGGATCCAAGAGGAAGAATCACAGTGGGGTGGTTCACAGCCCGGGCGCCAGTACATCGCAAGAGATCAAGAAGCTATGGATCGACGATTGAAAGCTCTATACTTCACTTCGCCGTGCAGGTTCCAGGGCGATATATTTCGCAGAAGGTACAGAATGCGACCTCATGTGTTTGACCAAATGATGCATGATGTTGCCAACCATGATTCGTACTTCGTGCAAACTGATGATGCCTCCGGCAGAGTTGGTTTGTCTACCGAACAAAAGCTGACTTGTGCTATGAGGATGCTTGCTTACGGGCTTCCGGCTGACCTGTGTGATGAGTTTCTAGATGTAGCTGAATCTACAGCTTTGGAGATCTTGTCGCACTTTACTAGAGCAATCTGGAATGTGTACCACGATCATTACCTTCGTCGACCAACTCCGGCATATTTACAGCGGTTGCTCAATGTTGCCGACAAAAGGGGGTTCCCCGGAATGGTGGGAAGTCTCGATTGTATGCACTGGCAGTGGAAAAACTGCCTAACCTCATGGCAAGGGCACTTCACTGGTTATAAGGGAAAACCCACAATCATTCTGGAGGTGGTGGCATCATACGATGCTTGGATTTGGCGCGCCTATTTCGGACTTCTAGGTTCCCTTAATGATATTAATGTACTTGGAATGTCTCCATTATTCAACGAAATATGCACAGGTGAGGCTCCTCGAGTTTCTTACTATGTAGGTGATAGAGAATATGGCCAATGCTACTACCTAGTTGATGGGATCTACCCTAAATGGGGATCTTTTGTGAAAGCAATTAGAAATCCAATTACTCCAGAGcaagctcattttacaaagatgCAGGAGTCATACAGAAAAGACGTGGAGAGGGCTTTTGGCATTCTCCAAGCTCGTTTTGCAATAGTAAGAGGACCCGCCCGTGGATGGGATAGGGAGGACCTATCATACATCATGATGACCTGCATTATTTTGCACAACATGATTGTCAATGATGAgcgtgaagaagatgaagagtcgCCTTTTGACCCCGATGATATCTCCACCAGACCAAGGAAAGCACAAATATATGAgaggtatgaggatgatcatgAGGTTGAGCGCAACCGTCCCGAACTTGAGGAGTTCATGACCCGTTACCAGGGGGTTAGATGCCCAATTGTGCATAGAGTCCTTCAAGGAGATTTGGTTAATCACCTCTGGAACATGAAGCTGCAAGCAGAGCGGAACCGCAGATGA